One region of Marivirga arenosa genomic DNA includes:
- a CDS encoding N-formylglutamate amidohydrolase: MSKMIISCEHGGFEIPTNYEPLFQGAEEVLKSHRGWDKGALEIANYLHKRSGQPLFSNTISRLLIEFNRSLEHNELFSEFSKKLTSQEQQQLIDELYIPYRSQLAQKIEHYLEQDEKVIHLSIHSFTPILNGEVRKTEIGILFDPDRTLEAEYALKWQKNILKNIDIWRVKFNYPYLGIDDGLTTYFRKQYPLNYAGIELEVNTKLLDCYPIPHISNWLFPPMNKVNKLNK; the protein is encoded by the coding sequence ATGAGTAAAATGATTATCAGTTGTGAGCATGGTGGCTTTGAAATACCTACAAATTATGAGCCTTTATTTCAGGGGGCTGAAGAAGTATTGAAAAGTCATAGAGGTTGGGATAAAGGTGCTTTAGAAATTGCAAATTATCTACATAAAAGATCGGGCCAACCTTTATTTTCGAATACCATAAGTCGCCTTTTAATTGAATTTAATAGAAGTTTGGAGCATAACGAACTCTTTTCTGAATTCAGCAAAAAATTAACTTCGCAAGAGCAGCAACAATTAATAGATGAATTATATATTCCATATAGAAGTCAGTTAGCTCAGAAAATAGAACATTATCTTGAGCAAGATGAAAAGGTAATCCATCTCTCCATTCACAGCTTTACTCCTATTTTGAATGGAGAAGTTCGAAAAACTGAAATTGGGATTTTATTTGATCCGGATAGAACATTAGAGGCAGAATATGCTCTGAAATGGCAAAAAAACATTCTAAAAAACATTGACATCTGGCGAGTAAAATTTAATTATCCTTATTTAGGTATAGATGATGGATTAACTACCTATTTCCGAAAACAATACCCGCTTAACTATGCAGGAATAGAACTGGAGGTCAATACTAAATTATTAGACTGTTACCCTATTCCTCACATTAGCAATTGGCTATTTCCACCGATGAATAAGGTAAATAAGTTGAATAAGTAG
- a CDS encoding carboxylate-amine ligase, whose product METIHKTKTYSLFECFGIELEYMIVNRKSLMPAPISDQVIIKKLGHITDELENGTISWSNELVLHVLELKTTKPVQSLEKLAEDFHQNIVEINALLAEVDCVLMPTAMHPLMDPLKEVKLWPHERNEIYNQYNSIFDCKGHGWGNLQSMHINLPFADDEEFHVLHEAIRHLMAIIPALTASSPIFEGMKSEVLDNRLAFYEQNQKRIPSITGHVIPESVKSKDEYEQKILTKIYKHIAPFDPDKNLQYEWLNSRGAIARFDRNAIEIRIIDLQECPAADIAIAAFISKSLQYLIPQIKKYNPIDELDLYDIYRLALEDGGESIIHYSDYLRYLGIEKKGDLSIKEIWKYLLQQVDLGDAQKSVVEYILEYGNLSQRILFNLKNTSFSVEYIKKEYQLLVECLSENKVYKLR is encoded by the coding sequence ATGGAAACTATACATAAAACCAAAACCTACTCCCTATTTGAATGCTTCGGCATTGAGTTAGAATACATGATTGTAAATCGTAAAAGCTTAATGCCCGCTCCTATTTCTGATCAAGTGATCATTAAAAAATTAGGCCATATTACAGATGAACTGGAAAACGGAACTATTAGCTGGTCTAATGAGCTGGTTTTGCATGTATTAGAATTAAAAACTACCAAACCTGTTCAATCCTTAGAGAAATTAGCGGAAGATTTTCATCAAAACATAGTTGAAATAAATGCTTTGCTTGCAGAAGTGGATTGTGTATTAATGCCAACTGCTATGCATCCTTTAATGGATCCTCTGAAAGAAGTTAAGCTTTGGCCTCATGAAAGAAATGAGATTTATAATCAGTATAATAGCATATTTGATTGCAAAGGCCATGGCTGGGGAAATTTACAAAGCATGCATATCAATTTGCCTTTTGCGGATGATGAAGAATTTCATGTGTTACATGAAGCTATCCGTCATTTAATGGCGATCATTCCAGCTTTAACAGCTTCATCTCCAATTTTTGAAGGTATGAAATCTGAAGTATTGGATAATAGATTAGCATTTTATGAGCAGAACCAAAAACGAATTCCATCTATAACAGGGCATGTAATTCCCGAATCGGTAAAAAGTAAGGATGAGTATGAGCAGAAAATTCTAACCAAAATATATAAACATATAGCTCCTTTTGATCCGGACAAAAACTTACAATACGAATGGTTGAACTCAAGAGGTGCAATTGCCAGATTTGACCGTAATGCAATTGAAATACGAATTATTGATCTGCAAGAATGCCCAGCAGCAGATATCGCTATCGCTGCATTCATTAGTAAGTCATTACAATATTTAATTCCGCAAATCAAGAAGTATAATCCTATTGATGAGCTAGATCTTTATGATATTTATAGGTTAGCATTGGAAGATGGAGGTGAAAGCATTATTCATTACTCTGATTATTTACGCTATTTAGGTATAGAAAAGAAAGGCGACTTAAGCATCAAAGAGATATGGAAATATTTACTCCAACAAGTTGATTTAGGTGATGCACAAAAAAGCGTAGTTGAATATATTTTGGAGTATGGAAACCTATCTCAAAGAATATTATTCAACTTAAAAAATACATCATTTTCGGTTGAGTATATTAAAAAAGAATATCAGCTATTAGTGGAATGTTTAAGTGAAAACAAAGTTTACAAACTACGCTAA
- a CDS encoding RimK family protein, which yields MKIIITVNNLKDWDFEIKNIEVITAKQYLTNQDYSKLKNARVFNLCRDYKYQSAGYYVSLLAAARKHKAIPSIATIQEMKSISVVKILSTELDSLIQKSLKDIKSERFTLSIYFGKNLSKKYDALSMQLFNLFQSPFIRAHFIMSNGKWAVQNISPIASGDIPEEHKAFVEEAAAKYFEAKKFNVPERTTAAYSMAILYDPHEKTAPSSDKTLQKFIKAASQKGIQANLITKDDYNYLSSYDALFIRETTAVNHHTFRFAQRAKAEGLVVVDDPESIIKCSNKVYLAELLKMHQIEAPETIIIHKENINIAPDILGFPIILKQPDSAFSQGVSKAENMEEYKKKVADLLEKSDLIVGQQFLQTDFDWRVGVFNGEALYACKYYMSKQHWQIVNWNKNGQYGKVETIPVELAPPALIKTAEKLSNLIGDSLYGVDIKQKGNKFYVIEINDNPNIDTGVEDAVLKDKLYSKMMDVFLNRIQKTKRVILY from the coding sequence ATGAAAATAATTATAACTGTAAATAACCTTAAAGATTGGGATTTTGAAATCAAGAATATTGAAGTCATTACTGCCAAACAATATTTAACCAATCAAGATTACTCTAAACTTAAAAATGCTAGAGTATTTAACCTATGCCGCGATTATAAATATCAAAGTGCTGGATATTATGTGTCTTTATTAGCAGCAGCCAGAAAGCATAAAGCGATTCCTAGCATTGCTACTATTCAGGAAATGAAGTCTATTTCAGTGGTGAAGATTCTTTCTACAGAATTAGACTCACTCATTCAAAAATCATTGAAAGACATAAAATCTGAGCGTTTTACATTAAGTATATATTTTGGTAAAAACTTATCCAAAAAATATGATGCTTTGAGCATGCAGTTATTCAACTTATTTCAGTCTCCATTTATTAGAGCTCATTTTATTATGAGTAATGGGAAATGGGCAGTACAAAACATTTCACCTATTGCATCGGGAGATATTCCTGAAGAGCATAAGGCTTTTGTAGAAGAAGCAGCAGCAAAATACTTTGAAGCTAAAAAGTTTAATGTACCGGAAAGAACTACTGCTGCTTATTCAATGGCGATTTTATATGACCCTCATGAAAAAACTGCACCTAGTTCGGATAAAACTCTACAGAAGTTCATTAAAGCAGCTTCTCAAAAAGGCATCCAGGCAAATTTAATTACTAAAGATGATTATAACTATTTATCCTCTTATGATGCATTATTCATAAGAGAAACTACAGCTGTGAATCATCATACTTTCCGCTTTGCTCAACGCGCTAAAGCTGAGGGATTGGTAGTAGTAGATGATCCTGAAAGCATCATCAAATGTAGCAACAAAGTTTATTTAGCTGAACTTCTGAAGATGCATCAAATTGAAGCTCCGGAAACAATCATTATCCATAAAGAAAACATCAATATTGCCCCTGATATTTTGGGCTTCCCTATCATATTAAAGCAACCGGATAGTGCTTTCAGCCAGGGTGTAAGCAAAGCCGAAAATATGGAGGAATACAAAAAGAAAGTGGCTGACTTATTAGAAAAATCTGACCTGATTGTCGGACAACAGTTTTTGCAAACCGATTTTGACTGGCGAGTGGGAGTATTTAATGGTGAAGCACTTTATGCTTGCAAGTATTATATGAGCAAGCAGCACTGGCAAATTGTAAACTGGAATAAAAATGGACAATATGGAAAGGTAGAAACTATTCCTGTTGAGCTAGCTCCTCCTGCTTTGATTAAAACGGCCGAAAAACTTTCCAATTTGATAGGTGACAGTCTTTATGGGGTGGATATCAAGCAGAAAGGAAATAAATTTTATGTGATTGAAATAAATGATAACCCCAATATCGACACAGGGGTGGAAGATGCTGTATTGAAAGATAAATTATACAGTAAAATGATGGATGTATTCTTAAACCGAATCCAGAAAACTAAACGAGTAATATTATATTAG
- a CDS encoding C39 family peptidase — MKNNTLRLDISRQPNDSTCGPTSLHAVYQFFNDSISLEEVIDSIEYLESGGTLAVMLGIDALKKGYQVEVITFNLKVFDPSWFHDEDIDLVQKLKEQLKYKKTSKVKQASKAYIQFIENGGKITYKTLNKDLLHSYLIQDIPILTGLSATYLYNEKREFGDPVRYDDVKGYPSGHFVVLSGINYDQNSITVADPLHANPFESQNYLVDIDHLICAILLGVITYDANLLIIQK, encoded by the coding sequence TTGAAAAATAACACACTCCGTCTGGACATTTCCAGACAGCCTAATGACAGTACTTGCGGGCCCACAAGTTTGCATGCTGTTTATCAATTTTTTAATGACTCTATTAGTCTTGAAGAAGTAATTGATTCCATTGAATATCTTGAAAGTGGCGGAACATTAGCTGTAATGTTAGGAATTGATGCGCTAAAAAAGGGGTATCAGGTTGAGGTCATAACTTTTAATTTAAAAGTTTTTGATCCCAGTTGGTTTCATGATGAAGACATTGACTTAGTCCAAAAGTTAAAAGAACAACTTAAATATAAAAAAACTTCAAAAGTTAAGCAGGCTTCAAAAGCCTATATTCAGTTTATTGAAAATGGGGGTAAGATTACCTATAAAACCTTAAATAAGGATTTATTGCACTCTTATCTCATTCAAGATATTCCGATTTTGACGGGATTGAGTGCCACCTATCTTTATAATGAAAAAAGAGAATTTGGTGACCCAGTTCGCTATGATGATGTAAAAGGATATCCTTCTGGGCATTTTGTGGTATTGAGTGGAATCAACTATGACCAAAACAGTATTACTGTGGCTGATCCATTGCATGCAAATCCTTTTGAGTCACAAAATTATTTGGTGGATATAGACCATCTAATATGCGCTATTTTATTAGGTGTAATCACCTATGATGCAAATCTATTGATTATTCAAAAATGA
- a CDS encoding calcium/sodium antiporter, translated as MALFLNTAFIILGFILLIKGADFMVSGASSFAKKFNVSEIAIGLTIVAMGTSAPELVVNLVSGSQGLDDVVFGNLIGSNIFNLFLILGIAGTIRPLIVQSETVWKEIPFSMGVVILLFILVNDQFFFGQEFNSAGYIDGFILLLLFVSFIYYVFYNVKNNNHILDMPDETKIYNHWVTLLMILGGITGLVLGGKLVVDNAVDIARSFELSEKLIGLTILAAGTSLPELATSAVAAYRNRADIAIGNVIGSNIFNLTFILGINSIVKPLNYNTQLNLDFYVLIGGSILLFIFMFTLKNKKLDRWEAILFLFTFLAYLTYIFIRK; from the coding sequence TTGGCATTATTTCTAAATACGGCTTTTATCATTTTAGGATTTATTCTTTTGATAAAAGGAGCTGATTTTATGGTCAGCGGTGCATCATCCTTCGCAAAAAAATTTAATGTCTCTGAAATCGCTATTGGATTAACTATTGTAGCAATGGGAACTTCTGCGCCCGAATTAGTGGTGAATTTGGTTTCAGGTTCTCAGGGATTAGATGATGTAGTATTTGGTAATTTAATCGGGAGCAACATCTTTAATTTATTCCTGATTTTAGGTATTGCCGGTACAATCCGGCCCTTAATCGTTCAATCAGAGACGGTTTGGAAAGAAATACCTTTTAGTATGGGAGTGGTGATCTTGCTCTTCATATTGGTAAATGATCAATTCTTTTTCGGTCAAGAATTTAATTCCGCAGGTTATATCGATGGTTTTATTTTATTACTCCTCTTTGTCAGCTTCATTTATTACGTTTTCTATAATGTAAAAAATAATAACCATATTTTAGACATGCCTGATGAAACCAAAATTTATAATCATTGGGTGACTTTATTAATGATTTTAGGGGGGATAACAGGATTGGTATTAGGAGGGAAATTAGTTGTAGATAATGCAGTTGATATAGCCCGAAGCTTTGAATTAAGTGAAAAACTGATTGGTTTAACCATTTTGGCTGCGGGTACTTCTTTACCTGAATTAGCAACCAGTGCTGTGGCGGCTTATCGAAACAGAGCAGATATCGCAATTGGAAATGTAATTGGCTCAAACATCTTTAATTTAACCTTTATATTAGGGATTAACTCTATAGTGAAGCCCTTAAATTATAACACTCAATTGAATCTAGATTTTTACGTATTAATTGGTGGTTCCATATTGCTTTTCATCTTCATGTTTACTCTGAAAAATAAAAAATTAGATCGATGGGAAGCTATTCTATTTCTATTCACTTTTTTAGCGTATTTGACTTATATTTTTATCCGAAAATAG
- a CDS encoding 30S ribosomal protein THX translates to MGKGDRKSKKGKIWRGTFGNTRPRPSASSGPETATKEKPKAKKKAEPAKKAASTKKASTAKKATAKKKTEKSDK, encoded by the coding sequence ATGGGAAAAGGAGACAGAAAATCTAAAAAAGGAAAAATTTGGAGAGGAACATTTGGTAATACCCGTCCAAGACCAAGCGCTTCTTCTGGTCCGGAAACTGCAACTAAGGAAAAGCCAAAAGCTAAAAAGAAAGCAGAGCCAGCAAAAAAAGCAGCCTCTACTAAGAAAGCTTCAACCGCTAAAAAAGCCACTGCAAAGAAAAAAACTGAAAAATCTGACAAATAA
- a CDS encoding anthranilate synthase component I family protein has product MKIKKSHITLPADSFTPVALYLRLRDQFPHTFLMESSDYHTRRNSFSYIGVQSVAEVKANENSFYTEIEGETKTEELNSKLELPDKLQSFINQFEADEIFPQEDFEESGFFGATGFDGVQYFEDINFEKVDKDIPFLRYHFYRFVLVFDHFKDELHVFEHQLKKEYDFKLNDLVQIILNRSVPQFQFKKVGEEESNMTDDEFLSIINKGIEHAQFGDVFQIVLSRAFSQSFKGDEFTVYRALRSLNPSPYLFYFDYGDYKLFGSSPEAQVGVKSGKAYVNPIAGTYRRSGDDAADAKLADQLLNDEKENAEHTMLVDLGRNDLSKNGENVEVEVYKEIQFYSHVIHLVSKVTADVPEKSAVQLLADTFPAGTLSGAPKYKALELINKYEPTGRGLYGGAVGLIGLNGNLNHAIVIRSFVSKKNKLNYRAGAGIVALSDPESELQEVHNKLFALRKAMDKAEHLFDQN; this is encoded by the coding sequence ATGAAAATAAAGAAATCACATATCACCCTACCGGCAGACTCCTTTACTCCGGTAGCACTTTATTTACGGTTGAGAGATCAATTTCCGCATACCTTTTTGATGGAGAGTTCTGATTATCATACCAGAAGAAACAGTTTTTCATATATAGGAGTACAATCCGTTGCGGAGGTAAAAGCCAATGAAAATAGCTTTTATACTGAAATTGAAGGAGAGACAAAAACCGAAGAACTTAATAGTAAATTAGAACTGCCTGATAAGCTACAATCTTTTATTAATCAATTTGAAGCAGATGAAATTTTCCCTCAGGAGGATTTTGAAGAAAGTGGTTTCTTTGGCGCTACTGGCTTTGACGGGGTGCAGTATTTTGAGGATATCAACTTTGAAAAGGTAGATAAAGATATTCCATTTCTTCGTTATCATTTTTATCGCTTTGTATTAGTCTTTGATCACTTTAAAGATGAATTGCATGTTTTTGAACATCAGCTTAAAAAAGAATATGATTTTAAATTGAATGACTTAGTTCAGATCATATTAAATCGTTCTGTCCCTCAATTTCAGTTTAAAAAAGTCGGAGAGGAAGAAAGCAATATGACGGATGATGAATTCCTTAGCATTATCAACAAAGGAATTGAGCACGCTCAATTTGGAGATGTATTTCAAATTGTTCTATCCCGTGCTTTTTCTCAATCATTCAAAGGTGATGAATTTACAGTGTATAGAGCTTTACGCTCACTAAACCCATCGCCTTATTTATTTTATTTCGATTATGGAGATTATAAGCTATTTGGCTCTTCACCAGAAGCTCAGGTAGGGGTGAAGTCAGGAAAAGCATATGTGAATCCTATAGCCGGTACTTACCGCAGAAGTGGGGATGATGCAGCAGATGCCAAATTAGCGGATCAGTTACTAAATGATGAAAAGGAAAATGCCGAACACACCATGCTGGTTGATTTAGGGAGAAATGATCTATCTAAAAATGGTGAAAATGTGGAGGTGGAAGTATACAAAGAGATTCAATTTTATTCTCATGTAATCCATTTAGTAAGCAAAGTAACAGCGGATGTTCCTGAAAAATCTGCAGTACAACTATTGGCTGACACCTTCCCAGCAGGTACCTTAAGTGGTGCGCCAAAGTATAAAGCTTTAGAATTAATTAATAAGTATGAACCTACGGGTAGAGGTTTGTACGGGGGTGCTGTAGGTTTAATTGGATTGAACGGAAACCTCAATCATGCCATAGTGATTCGATCTTTTGTGAGTAAGAAGAATAAGTTGAATTATAGAGCAGGAGCAGGAATTGTGGCTTTGTCTGATCCTGAAAGTGAATTACAAGAAGTGCATAATAAGTTATTTGCCTTGAGAAAAGCAATGGATAAGGCTGAGCATTTGTTTGATCAAAATTAA
- a CDS encoding anthranilate synthase component II, with product MKILLLDNYDSFTYNLVEVIRKQKLSIEIDVVRNDKITLDEVAKYDKILLSPGPSVPENAGIMLNLIKEYAPTKPILGICLGHQAIGQVFGGKLLNIQPVKHGIQNKAKLEQHYLFEGINEEINVGRYHSWVIDEVDFPQDLEILGRTDDGQIMAAAHKEYDVCGLQFHPESVMTPEGGKILKNWILRA from the coding sequence ATGAAAATATTATTGTTAGATAATTACGACTCCTTTACTTACAACTTGGTGGAGGTGATTAGAAAGCAAAAGTTGTCTATTGAAATTGATGTAGTCAGAAATGATAAAATTACTTTGGATGAGGTGGCTAAATATGATAAAATTTTATTGTCTCCTGGTCCTAGTGTACCTGAAAATGCAGGTATCATGCTTAATTTAATAAAAGAATATGCACCTACTAAACCTATTTTGGGAATATGCTTAGGTCATCAGGCTATAGGTCAGGTGTTTGGCGGAAAGCTATTAAATATTCAGCCTGTAAAACACGGTATTCAAAATAAAGCAAAACTAGAACAGCATTATTTGTTTGAAGGAATAAATGAAGAAATCAATGTGGGTCGCTACCATTCCTGGGTAATTGATGAAGTTGATTTCCCACAGGATTTAGAGATACTGGGGAGAACAGATGATGGACAAATTATGGCGGCTGCTCATAAAGAATATGATGTATGCGGATTACAATTTCATCCTGAATCTGTCATGACCCCAGAAGGTGGTAAAATACTTAAGAATTGGATATTGAGAGCTTGA
- the trpD gene encoding anthranilate phosphoribosyltransferase, translated as MKELLNRLSQYNTLSKEEAKAIFLRIGQGEFNNSELAAFMTLFMIRPVTVEELSGFRDGLMELRVPIDLSAYDGMDLCGTGGDGKNTFNISTLSAFVVAACGQNVVKHGNYGVSSKCGSSNLLEHFGYEFTNEQSVLEKQLEGSGICFLHAPKFHPAMRFVGPIRKELGVKTFFNMLGPLVNPARPKKQLAGVFSHELARIYSYLFQETDTKYSVVYDLEGYDECSLTCETKVFSSEGEQFVKAEDFGLTKIKSEEIHGGETIEEAAKIFTDILKGEGTQAQHSVVYANSALALKAAGKYESLSEAKEAAKEAVESGKAYQVFKKLLG; from the coding sequence ATGAAAGAATTACTTAATAGATTATCACAATATAATACGCTAAGCAAGGAAGAAGCTAAAGCCATATTTTTAAGAATAGGGCAGGGTGAATTTAATAATTCAGAGTTGGCGGCTTTCATGACTCTTTTTATGATTCGCCCTGTAACGGTAGAAGAATTAAGTGGATTTCGCGATGGCTTGATGGAATTGAGAGTTCCTATTGACTTATCTGCCTATGACGGTATGGACTTATGTGGTACTGGAGGTGATGGTAAAAACACATTTAATATCAGTACACTATCTGCATTTGTAGTAGCAGCTTGTGGTCAAAATGTAGTGAAGCATGGAAATTATGGGGTTTCTTCTAAATGTGGTAGTTCTAATTTATTGGAGCATTTTGGATATGAATTTACCAATGAGCAATCTGTTTTGGAAAAACAATTAGAAGGAAGTGGTATTTGCTTTTTGCATGCCCCGAAATTTCACCCCGCTATGCGATTTGTAGGACCAATCAGAAAAGAACTAGGAGTCAAGACCTTCTTCAATATGTTGGGGCCTTTGGTAAATCCAGCCAGACCCAAAAAACAGTTAGCAGGTGTTTTCAGTCATGAACTGGCTAGAATTTATTCTTACCTATTCCAGGAAACCGATACTAAATACAGTGTAGTATATGACTTGGAAGGCTATGATGAATGCTCCTTAACCTGTGAAACTAAGGTGTTTTCTTCAGAAGGCGAGCAGTTTGTAAAAGCTGAAGATTTTGGTTTGACTAAAATAAAATCGGAAGAGATTCATGGCGGAGAAACTATTGAAGAAGCTGCAAAAATTTTCACTGATATATTAAAAGGAGAAGGAACGCAAGCACAGCATTCTGTGGTTTATGCCAATAGCGCATTAGCCTTAAAAGCGGCTGGAAAATATGAAAGCTTATCAGAAGCTAAAGAAGCGGCAAAAGAAGCTGTGGAGTCTGGGAAAGCTTACCAAGTATTTAAAAAATTATTAGGGTGA
- the trpC gene encoding indole-3-glycerol phosphate synthase TrpC, translated as MNILEQIAEYKKEEVKERQKLFPVEFLKQKLYYKTKPVSLKSYILDETKSGIIAEIKRKSPSEGVINPNISVEEVSIGYMQSGSSALSVLTDEPSFGGSLKDLETARKYNYCPILRKDFMLDPYQVYEAKAHGADAILLIAAMIDKTQCQELASLAHELGMEVLLEVHNHAELNSHFGNYADLVGINSRDLKSFNTNLEVAKELADQLPDDVPKIAESGLKTPEDVLRMKVAGFDGFLIGTTFMKSSQPAKACQRFSQQVKNLITNQGEVA; from the coding sequence ATGAACATATTAGAACAAATAGCAGAATATAAAAAGGAAGAGGTTAAAGAGAGACAAAAACTATTTCCAGTAGAATTTTTAAAACAAAAACTCTATTACAAGACAAAGCCTGTCAGTTTGAAATCATACATATTGGATGAAACTAAATCAGGTATCATTGCAGAGATAAAGAGGAAATCACCTTCTGAAGGCGTGATTAATCCAAATATTTCAGTTGAAGAGGTGTCAATTGGGTATATGCAAAGTGGTTCTAGTGCTTTATCTGTTTTAACCGATGAGCCTTCTTTTGGAGGTAGTCTTAAAGATTTAGAAACAGCAAGAAAATACAACTATTGCCCAATCTTGAGAAAGGATTTTATGTTAGATCCTTATCAGGTTTATGAAGCGAAAGCGCACGGAGCGGATGCTATTTTACTAATAGCAGCCATGATTGATAAAACTCAATGTCAGGAGTTAGCATCTTTGGCTCATGAATTAGGAATGGAAGTTTTATTGGAAGTTCACAATCATGCTGAGTTAAATTCTCATTTTGGTAATTATGCTGATTTAGTAGGGATAAACAGCAGAGACTTAAAAAGTTTTAATACGAACCTTGAGGTAGCCAAAGAATTAGCGGATCAACTTCCTGATGACGTTCCTAAAATAGCTGAAAGCGGATTAAAAACTCCGGAGGATGTTTTAAGAATGAAAGTAGCTGGATTTGATGGTTTCTTAATTGGCACCACCTTTATGAAAAGCAGTCAGCCCGCTAAAGCTTGCCAAAGGTTTAGTCAGCAAGTGAAAAATCTAATCACAAATCAAGGAGAAGTAGCATAA
- a CDS encoding phosphoribosylanthranilate isomerase, with the protein MKKKICGMREVQNVKDVLEYNPDYMGFIFYEKSSRFVGKDQMQELIKLNFGETERVGVFVNESFDKILEYADLGFFDIVQLHGKESPEQVEKLKAEGLEVIKVFSVGDDFDGAQLKAYKKADYYLFDTKGKLPGGNGEKFDWSVLNSAAINKPFFLSGGLDENDTNIDKSQFKNLYGLDFNSKLELEPGFKDVIKVQEVLGT; encoded by the coding sequence ATGAAAAAGAAGATTTGCGGAATGAGGGAGGTTCAAAATGTTAAAGATGTACTGGAATATAATCCTGATTATATGGGCTTCATTTTCTATGAAAAGTCAAGTCGCTTTGTAGGTAAAGATCAAATGCAGGAGCTGATCAAATTGAATTTTGGTGAAACAGAAAGAGTAGGGGTGTTTGTGAATGAGTCATTTGATAAAATATTAGAATATGCTGATTTAGGTTTTTTTGATATTGTTCAGCTTCACGGAAAGGAGAGCCCAGAGCAAGTTGAAAAATTGAAAGCAGAAGGTTTAGAAGTGATAAAAGTATTCTCGGTAGGAGATGATTTTGATGGGGCACAATTGAAAGCATATAAAAAAGCCGATTATTATTTGTTTGATACAAAAGGAAAGCTGCCAGGAGGTAACGGAGAAAAGTTTGATTGGTCTGTTTTAAATTCAGCGGCAATTAATAAGCCATTCTTTTTAAGTGGAGGCTTAGATGAAAACGATACTAACATAGATAAAAGTCAGTTTAAAAATTTATATGGACTTGATTTCAACAGTAAACTGGAATTGGAGCCCGGATTTAAGGATGTGATTAAAGTTCAAGAAGTATTGGGTACTTAG